GCCCCTGATGGTCCAGATGAAGAAACTCTCAAAACTGGTGATGCCGGCGCACGTATCGCCTGCGGTGTAATTAGCAAGAAATAACAGACTTCTACAACTGCCGGTACATACCGAAAGGCAGTAAACCCGTGCATAAAACTTCTACGTTCGGATATGTGCGCGGGTTTTTACCTACTCAAACCCATCCATTAGCCCATACCGTCAACAAAGCAGCAACAATATTCATACTGCACACTTTTTGTCTCACATCGGTCAAGTTAATAATAAAGCCTAGATAATTCTTTTTTATTCACTCATCATCCGATATTACATCTACTACCTGGGCATTTTTCGCTAGGGTAGGTGTATGAAATATTTTGGTTTCCTCAGTTTTGGCCATTATTCGCTTCCAGGTCAGCCTGGGTTATCCGCAAAAGATGTGCTCCAACAAGCCGTAGAAATTTCCGTAGCCGCCGATGAGATTGGTGTCAATGGCGCATATTTTCGTATCCACCACTTCGCTCCACAAGGTGCCGCACCTATTCCACTACTTTCGGCAATCGCTGCGCGTACGCAACACATTGAAGTAGGTACCGGAGTTATTGATTTACGCTAGCGCATGTCTGAGTTATGGCGCTGGACGTGGACGGGAGCGTGTGGCTCGGCATCGGCCGGTGGCTCGTGGTCGGCGCTGGCCTCGCCGGGGCCGGCTACGGGCTCTTCGCGTCCGTCAGCTGGGTTGCGGGTCTCGTGGAGACCTGGAAGGGCCGCGGGATGCCGAAGTGGCCCCGCTGGCGCAAGAGGTGATCACGCCTCACGAGGGCAAGCGCGCGCAGCGCGTGCGGCAGCCGCGACAACTGGACATTAGGTCAGCGGCTACTGTATAGTTCAGTGCATGCTGACCATTGCTTCGCGTCTTGACATCATGAACCGGCTCGGCCGGGCCATGGCCGACCCGACGCGCTCCCGCATCCTGATGTCCCTGCTCGACAGCCCGAGCCACCCCGCGGTGCTCTCGCGCGAGCTGGGGCTGACCCGCTCGAACGTGTCCAACCACCTGACCTGCCTGCGCGACTGCGGGATCGTGGTCGCCGAGCCCGAGGGCCGCCAGACTCGCTACGAGATCGCCGACCCGCACCTGGCCGCGGCGCTGACGGCACTGGTCGATGTGACCCTCGCCGTGGACGAGAGCGCGCCGTGCATCGACCCGGCTTGCTCGGTGCCGGGCTGCTGCGCCGCGAGCAGTTCGGGGGACGCCTCGTGAGCGCCGCCTGCGGCTGCGACGAGCCGACGACCAGCCCCGCGGACGAGGCAGAGGAGGCAGAGCGCCCGTGGTGGCGTGATCCCGGCCTGGTCGTGCCGATCCTCTCCGGCGTCGCGTTCGGCACCGGCCTGGCGCTGGAGTGGTCGGGGCTGCACATCGCGGCGCTGGTCGCGTTCTGGGCGGGCCTGCTGCTGGGCGCGTACACGTTCGTGCCCGGTGCGATCCGGAATCTCGTTGTGAAGCGCAAGCTCGGGATCGCGCTGCTGATGACGATCAGCGCCGTGGGCGCGGTGATCCTCGGCTACATCGAGGAGGCGGCCGCGCTGGCGTTCCTCTACTCGATCGCCGAGGCCCTGGAGGACAAGGCGATGGACCGCGCCCGCGGCGGGCTGCGCGCGCTGCTGAAGCTCGTGCCGGAGACCGCGACCGTGCTGCGCGACGGGATCTCCGCCTCGGTCCCGGCCAGGGAGATCGCCGTCGGCGACGTGCTGCTGGTCCGCCCTGGCGAGCGGGTCGCGACCGATGGGCTGGTCCGCTCGGGCCGGTCGAGCCTGGACACTTCGGCGATCACCGGTGAATCGATCCCGGTCGAGGTCGCGCCCGGAGAAGCGGTGTCGGCGGGCGCGATCAACAGCGCCGGCGTGCTGGAGGTCGAGGCGACCGCCACGGGCACCGACAACTCGCTGACCACGATCGTGGAGCTGGTAGAGCAGGCCCAGGCCGAGAAGGGCGACCGAGCCCGGATCGCTGACCGGATCGCCCGCCCGCTGGTGCCCGGCGTGATGGTCCTCGCCGTCCTCGTCGGCGTGCTCGGGTCCCTGCTCGGCGACCCGGAGACCTGGATCACCCGCGCCCTGGTCGTCCTCGTCGCGGCCAGCCCCTGCGCGCTGGCGATCGCGGTGCCCGTCACCGTGGTCTCCGCGATCGGCGCGGCGACCAAGTTCGGCGTCGTCATCAAGAGCGGGGCCGCCTTCGAGCGCCTCGGCGGCATCCGGCACCTGGCCGTGGACAAGACCGGCACTCTGACCCGCAACCGGCCCGAGGTAACCGCCATCGTCGCCGCCCATGGGTTCGACGATGCGCAGGTGCTTGCTTGGGCTGCCGCCGTGGAGCAGCACTCGACGCACCCACTCGCCGCCGCCATCGCCGCCGCGGGCCGGGGAACCCCCGCCGCGCAGGACGTGGCCGAGGAGGCCGGGCACGGCATCGGTGGCCTGGTCGACGGCCGCAGGGTGGCGGTGGGCAGTCCGCGCTGGATCGACGCCGGTCCGCTCAAGGCCCGGGTCGAGGACCTGGAGGCCGAGGGGCAGACCTGCGTGCTCGTCACCGTCGACGGCTTCCTGGCCGGGGCGATCGGCGTCCGCGACGAGCTGCGCCCCGAGATCCCCGAGGTCGTGCGGACCCTGCGCGACCAGGGCGTCGAGGTGAGCATGCTCACTGGCGACAACTCCCGCACCGCTGCTGCGCTGGCGAAGCTGGCCGGGATCGGCGACGTGCACGCCGAGCTGCGTCCCGAGGACAAGGCTCGCATCGTCGCCGGGTTCTCGGAGACGTCGCCGACCGCGATGATCGGCGACGGCATCAACGACGCGCCCGCCCTGGCCGGGGCGACCGTGGGCATCGCGATGGGCGCGACCGGCTCCGACGCCGCGATCGAGTCCGCCGACGTCGCCTTCACCGGCCACGACCTTGGCCTCATCCCGCAGGCTCTGCGCCACGCCCGCCGCGGCGGCAGGATCATCAACCAGAACATCGTGCTGTCCTTGGCGATCATCACTGTGCTGCTGCCGCTGGCGATCACCGGCGTGCTCGGCCTGGCAGCGGTCGTCCTCGTGCACGAGGTCGCCGAAGTCGTCGTCATCGCCAACGGACTGCGGGCTGCGCGTGCCCGCAAGCAATAGGTGTTCCGTCCAACGCCATAACTCAGACATACGCTACGAAAACCCACTCTACTTAGCCGAAGAACTTGCCGCACTCGATCTACTTGCCGATCAGCGTCTTGCAATTGGGGTCTCGCGGGGTTCACCAGAACCGTCGCTACGCAGCTATGAAACCTTCGGTTACATTCCCCAGCCTGGCGACGAACAAGGTGCGAGTATGGCACGTGAGAAATTCCTCCAGCTTATCTCAGCTATTCGTGGCGAAGGGCTAGGTACTGCAGCCCCCTTGGAAGAACAATATCCACAGATTTATCAGCCAGGTTCTACTCTGCCAATTATGCCGCATTCTCCAGGTCTGGATCGTCGTATATGGTGGGGTGCAGCCAGCGAGAAAAGTGCTATCCAAGCAGCTTATGATGGGGTCAACCTTATGAGTTCAACCTTGGTATTCGGCTCTGGGAAACCATTAAACGTATTACAAGCTGAACATATTCATGCCTATCGCGATGCATGGAAAGAAGCTGGACATAAGTGGAACCCACGAGTGAGCGTATCGCGTTCTATTTTCCCAGTAACCAATGAGCGAGAACGCGAACTTTTTAGCGGCGGACAAACCCATGATGAAGTAGGCATCATCGACAATAACGAGGCAACCTTTGGCCGTGTTTATGTTGATACTCCCGATAAGCTTGTGGAACAACTGCTTGCCGACGAAGCCGTGCAAGCAGCCGACACTTTGCTACTAACTATCCCTAACCAAGTTGGGGTAAAAATCAATGTCGATATTTTGCGTAACTTCGCCGAACATGTCGCACCAGCATTAGGATGGGAACCTGCTCAAAACGGCCTCGCCAGTGGGTACCCCATCGGATAAAACTGGCATAATAAATTTGTGTTTAATCACGCTAGAGTCATCGCAGAAATCTCCTCCCGCCGGGAGGAGTTCTTTGCGATGGTTGCTAGCCATTTTTATGCTGATGTTCCGCTTGCCCGGCTCAGTTTTCGACTCCAGCCATCGCTCGTCGATACTCTTATCGCAGGGCTAAGCCATCCACTTAATATCACGGCATGGGCACATGATCTTGCCCACCGCGGAGTGGATAGATCTTTTTATGTGCCGCTTTCAGCTGCCCTACAACATGCTGTCTGTCATATTTGTTCTGCGCTTCCTCTTGTCGACGTACTTGCTGTAGAGCATCGCATTGATCAAATTATGAAACAGTTGCTTGCGGTGAACGTCGATACGCTTTCTGCACCAATACCAGCTGAAGTTGTAGAAATAGAACGGCGCAGTTCCCGGATTACTGTGGTACGTCTTATTGCCGAAGCTCCACTATCCTATAAACCTGGTGAATATCTCCAAGTCACTACCGATTACTTTACCGGGATATGGCGTTGCTTATATCCATCAGTACCGGCCAACGAACACGGTCAAGTAGAATTTCATCTTTTCCATACCAACTTAACCACGCCTATTGGTTTGCTTGCCTCTGCACGGATTGGCGAAAAATGGCTGCTAGCCAACGGCTATGGGAAACTCTCACTCAGTGGCAATGATCTAGTTATGATTAGCCATAACACCGGGTTGGCTCCACTGCGCTGCATTATTATCGATTATCTTATGCGCACTAATGCTCCCCGGGTACATCTTTTTGTTGGCGCAGATTCTCCAGGAGAACTGTACGAACTACAAAGTCTCTGGGGAATTGCTGCTAGCGCCCCGTGGCTTTCAGTTACCCCAGTTGTAGGAACTATTCTCGATCCTTGGTGGGTGCGACCCACCCAGGCATGTGTTGCGCCACGGGGTTTACACCTTACCCAACTTGGCGATCCTGCGGATGTAGTGGCTAGCTATGGTACTTGGGAAGACCGCGATATTTTAATTTCTGGATCCAAACAACGTGTTGACTACAGCAGCCGCACTTTAATCCGTGCTGGTACCCCAATCAAAAATATTTCCTCACTGCACTTTAACCATATCCCCGCATGGATGACAGATTAACCTCAACTGCGCCTACGGTGGGTACGATTATTGTCTACTAGCTGGTTCTACTAACTGAACCTACTAGCTGGCATAATGATCACTAGCTAACAACACCGTTAAAGTTTTACGTGTCTTCTCCACTACTGTCGGATCAATCTCAACAAATAAGTTTTCTTCTCCCGCACCGGCTTCTCTTAATCGAACCCCAGTTGGATCAATAAGCGCAGAATAGCCAATACCTGTGGGAGCACTAGTGTCTTCTTCACCACTTGCCGCCTGATCTACGGCAATAATAAAACATGTGGAGTCTAATGCCCTGGCACTAGTCAGCGTTTGCCATTGCTGATATTTTCCGGCGCCTCCGGCCCAGGATGCTGGCAGCACAATAACCTCGGCTCCCTTGTGCGCTAAGCTACGAAATTGTCCCGGAAAGCGCACATCATAACAGGTAGCTAGACCAAAATTAATATCTTCATATTCAAAGGTCACTAGCTCTTTGCCCGGTTTTACCGTATCGGATTCCCGATAATTAAAAGAATCGTAGGTATGGATTTTGTCATAAAAAAACTGTCTACCATCGGGAAGTAAAACCGCTAGGGTGTTCGTTACTCGATTCACTGTTTTTCCGTCCCGGTTAACCGAATCTGCCGGGCTAAACATGCCAAAAATAACCCCGATATTATGCTCACGAGCACATGCGTGCAATTGTTGGACGAAGTTGCCATCGCTAGGTTCAGCCTGAATATCTAACCGCCCAGTACCAAAAGCTTGCATACTTGCCTCAGGAAAAACAATCAAGCGTGCTTGCTGCTTTACGGCAGTCCATATTTTATTTTTTAAAATTTCATAGTTCTTATTTTTATCTGCGGTTGTTCTGACCTGCGCTAAACATACTTTCATAGAGTCTAGGGTATGTGGAAAACTGCTCTATTTCCACCATTTTTCTCACCACATTTTCCACAGATTACAACCATTTTTCACAGAACCTTCCCCTTTTCTTGGAACTGAGCCAGGCTAGAAGAATGAATATGATTCTTTATCCCACCGCACTACAAGCACTACAAGTTACTGCAGAGGCACCTACGGTAAGCACAGTATTAAGCCCCTCTATGCTTTCTACTGCAAGTCAACAGATTGCTCAGCGATGGCATCACATCTTTTCTGATTGTTTAACCGAAGAAAAAGCAACCCTTAACGATGTGCACCATTTTGCTCGCAGTGTGTGCGACAGTGATACTCGCTTAGCCCACAGCCTTAGTAGTTTAAAACCCTAAAGAGGCCTAACTAATGAGCATCTCAACACTTTTTCCGCTTT
This DNA window, taken from Corynebacterium kutscheri, encodes the following:
- the cmtR gene encoding Cd(II)/Pb(II)-sensing metalloregulatory transcriptional regulator CmtR, encoding MLTIASRLDIMNRLGRAMADPTRSRILMSLLDSPSHPAVLSRELGLTRSNVSNHLTCLRDCGIVVAEPEGRQTRYEIADPHLAAALTALVDVTLAVDESAPCIDPACSVPGCCAASSSGDAS
- a CDS encoding heavy metal translocating P-type ATPase produces the protein MSAACGCDEPTTSPADEAEEAERPWWRDPGLVVPILSGVAFGTGLALEWSGLHIAALVAFWAGLLLGAYTFVPGAIRNLVVKRKLGIALLMTISAVGAVILGYIEEAAALAFLYSIAEALEDKAMDRARGGLRALLKLVPETATVLRDGISASVPAREIAVGDVLLVRPGERVATDGLVRSGRSSLDTSAITGESIPVEVAPGEAVSAGAINSAGVLEVEATATGTDNSLTTIVELVEQAQAEKGDRARIADRIARPLVPGVMVLAVLVGVLGSLLGDPETWITRALVVLVAASPCALAIAVPVTVVSAIGAATKFGVVIKSGAAFERLGGIRHLAVDKTGTLTRNRPEVTAIVAAHGFDDAQVLAWAAAVEQHSTHPLAAAIAAAGRGTPAAQDVAEEAGHGIGGLVDGRRVAVGSPRWIDAGPLKARVEDLEAEGQTCVLVTVDGFLAGAIGVRDELRPEIPEVVRTLRDQGVEVSMLTGDNSRTAAALAKLAGIGDVHAELRPEDKARIVAGFSETSPTAMIGDGINDAPALAGATVGIAMGATGSDAAIESADVAFTGHDLGLIPQALRHARRGGRIINQNIVLSLAIITVLLPLAITGVLGLAAVVLVHEVAEVVVIANGLRAARARKQ
- a CDS encoding LLM class flavin-dependent oxidoreductase, which encodes MPASNRCSVQRHNSDIRYENPLYLAEELAALDLLADQRLAIGVSRGSPEPSLRSYETFGYIPQPGDEQGASMAREKFLQLISAIRGEGLGTAAPLEEQYPQIYQPGSTLPIMPHSPGLDRRIWWGAASEKSAIQAAYDGVNLMSSTLVFGSGKPLNVLQAEHIHAYRDAWKEAGHKWNPRVSVSRSIFPVTNERERELFSGGQTHDEVGIIDNNEATFGRVYVDTPDKLVEQLLADEAVQAADTLLLTIPNQVGVKINVDILRNFAEHVAPALGWEPAQNGLASGYPIG
- a CDS encoding ferredoxin reductase domain-containing protein, producing the protein MFNHARVIAEISSRREEFFAMVASHFYADVPLARLSFRLQPSLVDTLIAGLSHPLNITAWAHDLAHRGVDRSFYVPLSAALQHAVCHICSALPLVDVLAVEHRIDQIMKQLLAVNVDTLSAPIPAEVVEIERRSSRITVVRLIAEAPLSYKPGEYLQVTTDYFTGIWRCLYPSVPANEHGQVEFHLFHTNLTTPIGLLASARIGEKWLLANGYGKLSLSGNDLVMISHNTGLAPLRCIIIDYLMRTNAPRVHLFVGADSPGELYELQSLWGIAASAPWLSVTPVVGTILDPWWVRPTQACVAPRGLHLTQLGDPADVVASYGTWEDRDILISGSKQRVDYSSRTLIRAGTPIKNISSLHFNHIPAWMTD
- a CDS encoding carbon-nitrogen hydrolase family protein, with the translated sequence MKVCLAQVRTTADKNKNYEILKNKIWTAVKQQARLIVFPEASMQAFGTGRLDIQAEPSDGNFVQQLHACAREHNIGVIFGMFSPADSVNRDGKTVNRVTNTLAVLLPDGRQFFYDKIHTYDSFNYRESDTVKPGKELVTFEYEDINFGLATCYDVRFPGQFRSLAHKGAEVIVLPASWAGGAGKYQQWQTLTSARALDSTCFIIAVDQAASGEEDTSAPTGIGYSALIDPTGVRLREAGAGEENLFVEIDPTVVEKTRKTLTVLLASDHYAS